A single Oryctolagus cuniculus chromosome 16, mOryCun1.1, whole genome shotgun sequence DNA region contains:
- the CRLF2 gene encoding cytokine receptor-like factor 2 isoform X8 translates to MCQSLISGAGMSCPVHAAAPTAAIFLFIFLLGPREASGHLGTGQLGLQITCFNFQTVQITWDAGETSGSNLTFMYRFQDDPAYVQCLHYSIHGSHTNGCLLSTAGDDILHFVLLNGSHALINRSQWLSDHLKPGSPRDVSFQWEEEAVTVSCVQLPYSGILYEVQHRSTFDTEWQSQDAETCNVTIHGLDPDKCYRFRVRARTKLSVYGPEAQPSEWSAISHWKRARPKDSCSDRAQGPKLTFIFVLASILSMGLLFLSLWKLHSVKKFLVPTVPDPRSSFPGLFECHRGDFQQEWISDTQNVAPPDPMEDSAPEHTLVIHLPRMDPQEVPGASNPGYPEVREQKATVDSPRLPRSPPESTSLEALAQPKFTLADTHYVVM, encoded by the exons ATGTGTCAGTCTCTCATTTCGGGAGCAGGCATGAGCTGCCCAGTCCACGCAGCAGCCCCCACAGCTGCTATCTTCCTCTTCATCTTCCTGCTGGGTCCTCGGGAGGCTTCGGGGCACCTGGGGACAG GGCAGCTAGGACTCCAGATCACCTGCTTCAATTTCCAGACGGTACAGatcacctgggatgctggcgaaACATCTGGAAGCAACCTGACCTTCATGTACAG GTTCCAGGATGACCCTGCCTATGTCCAGTGCCTGCACTACAGCATCCATGGCAGTCACACCAACGGGTGCCTGCTGTCTACCGCGGGCGATGACATCCTGCACTTTGTGCTCCTCAATGGCAGCCACGCCCTCATCAACCGCAGCCAGTGGCTCAGCGACCACC tgAAGCCCGGCTCACCCCGTGATGTCAGCTTccagtgggaggaggaggcagtgacTGTGAGCTGCGTGCAACTACCCTACAGCGGGATCCTGTACGAGGTGCAGCACCGTAGCACCTTCGACACTGAGTGGCAG TCCCAGGATGCGGAGACCTGCAATGTCACCATCCACGGCCTGGATCCAGACAAATGCTACCGCTTCCGGGTGCGAGCGAGGACGAAGCTGTCTGTCTATGGCCCTGAGGCCCAGCCCAGCGAGTGGTCAGCTATCAGTCATTGGAAGCGGGCACGGCCAAAAG attcatgctCAGACAGGGCTCAGGGCCCCAAGCTGACCTTCATCTTTGTCCTGGCCAGCATCCTGAGCATGGGcctcctctttctgtccctgtgGAAGTTGCACAG TGTCAAGAAATTTCTCGTGCCCACTGTGCCAGACCCCAGATCCAGCTTCCCCGGGCTCTTCGAGTGCCACCGAGGAGATTTCCAG CAGGAGTGGATCTCTGACACCCAGAATGTGGCACCTCCGGATCCAATGGAAGACAGTGCCCCGGAGCACACACTGGTCATCCACCTGCCCAGGATGGACCCCCAGGAGGTGCCTGGGGCATCCAACCCGGGGTACCCTGAAGTTAGGGAGCAGAAAGCCACTGTGGACTCCCCCAGGCTCCCTCGCTCCCCACCGGAAAGCACCAGCCTGGAAGCCCTGGCACAGCCCAAATTCACACTGGCAGACACACACTATGTGGTGATGTAA
- the CRLF2 gene encoding cytokine receptor-like factor 2 isoform X3 codes for MCQSLISGAGMSCPVHAAAPTAAIFLFIFLLGPREASGHLGTGQLGLQITCFNFQTVQITWDAGETSGSNLTFMYRFQDDPAYVQCLHYSIHGSHTNGCLLSTAGDDILHFVLLNGSHALINRSQWLSDHLKPGSPRDVSFQWEEEAVTVSCVQLPYSGILYEVQHRSTFDTEWQSQDAETCNVTIHGLDPDKCYRFRVRARTKLSVYGPEAQPSEWSAISHWKRARPKDSCSDRAQGPKLTFIFVLASILSMGLLFLSLWKLHSVKKFLVPTVPDPRSSFPGLFECHRGDFQEWISDTQNVAPPDPMEDSAPEHTLVIHLPRMDPQEVPGASNPGYPEVREQKATVDSPRLPRSPPESTSLEALAQPKFTLADTHYVVM; via the exons ATGTGTCAGTCTCTCATTTCGGGAGCAGGCATGAGCTGCCCAGTCCACGCAGCAGCCCCCACAGCTGCTATCTTCCTCTTCATCTTCCTGCTGGGTCCTCGGGAGGCTTCGGGGCACCTGGGGACAG GGCAGCTAGGACTCCAGATCACCTGCTTCAATTTCCAGACGGTACAGatcacctgggatgctggcgaaACATCTGGAAGCAACCTGACCTTCATGTACAG GTTCCAGGATGACCCTGCCTATGTCCAGTGCCTGCACTACAGCATCCATGGCAGTCACACCAACGGGTGCCTGCTGTCTACCGCGGGCGATGACATCCTGCACTTTGTGCTCCTCAATGGCAGCCACGCCCTCATCAACCGCAGCCAGTGGCTCAGCGACCACC tgAAGCCCGGCTCACCCCGTGATGTCAGCTTccagtgggaggaggaggcagtgacTGTGAGCTGCGTGCAACTACCCTACAGCGGGATCCTGTACGAGGTGCAGCACCGTAGCACCTTCGACACTGAGTGGCAG TCCCAGGATGCGGAGACCTGCAATGTCACCATCCACGGCCTGGATCCAGACAAATGCTACCGCTTCCGGGTGCGAGCGAGGACGAAGCTGTCTGTCTATGGCCCTGAGGCCCAGCCCAGCGAGTGGTCAGCTATCAGTCATTGGAAGCGGGCACGGCCAAAAG attcatgctCAGACAGGGCTCAGGGCCCCAAGCTGACCTTCATCTTTGTCCTGGCCAGCATCCTGAGCATGGGcctcctctttctgtccctgtgGAAGTTGCACAG TGTCAAGAAATTTCTCGTGCCCACTGTGCCAGACCCCAGATCCAGCTTCCCCGGGCTCTTCGAGTGCCACCGAGGAGATTTCCAG GAGTGGATCTCTGACACCCAGAATGTGGCACCTCCGGATCCAATGGAAGACAGTGCCCCGGAGCACACACTGGTCATCCACCTGCCCAGGATGGACCCCCAGGAGGTGCCTGGGGCATCCAACCCGGGGTACCCTGAAGTTAGGGAGCAGAAAGCCACTGTGGACTCCCCCAGGCTCCCTCGCTCCCCACCGGAAAGCACCAGCCTGGAAGCCCTGGCACAGCCCAAATTCACACTGGCAGACACACACTATGTGGTGATGTAA
- the CRLF2 gene encoding cytokine receptor-like factor 2 isoform X1: protein MSPGLQTFPQCCTCAFQLRMPLKAITHPSSGSGICWQWSVHLCLHAGQLGLQITCFNFQTVQITWDAGETSGSNLTFMYRFQDDPAYVQCLHYSIHGSHTNGCLLSTAGDDILHFVLLNGSHALINRSQWLSDHLKPGSPRDVSFQWEEEAVTVSCVQLPYSGILYEVQHRSTFDTEWQSQDAETCNVTIHGLDPDKCYRFRVRARTKLSVYGPEAQPSEWSAISHWKRARPKDSCSDRAQGPKLTFIFVLASILSMGLLFLSLWKLHSVKKFLVPTVPDPRSSFPGLFECHRGDFQQEWISDTQNVAPPDPMEDSAPEHTLVIHLPRMDPQEVPGASNPGYPEVREQKATVDSPRLPRSPPESTSLEALAQPKFTLADTHYVVM, encoded by the exons ATGTCACCAGGGCTGCAGACTTTCCCTCAGTGTTGCACCTGCGCATTCCAGCTCAGGATGCCCCTGAAAGCTATCACTCATCCATCCAGCGGGTCGGGCATTTGCTGGCAGTGGTCTGTGCATCTGTGTCTCCATGCAGGGCAGCTAGGACTCCAGATCACCTGCTTCAATTTCCAGACGGTACAGatcacctgggatgctggcgaaACATCTGGAAGCAACCTGACCTTCATGTACAG GTTCCAGGATGACCCTGCCTATGTCCAGTGCCTGCACTACAGCATCCATGGCAGTCACACCAACGGGTGCCTGCTGTCTACCGCGGGCGATGACATCCTGCACTTTGTGCTCCTCAATGGCAGCCACGCCCTCATCAACCGCAGCCAGTGGCTCAGCGACCACC tgAAGCCCGGCTCACCCCGTGATGTCAGCTTccagtgggaggaggaggcagtgacTGTGAGCTGCGTGCAACTACCCTACAGCGGGATCCTGTACGAGGTGCAGCACCGTAGCACCTTCGACACTGAGTGGCAG TCCCAGGATGCGGAGACCTGCAATGTCACCATCCACGGCCTGGATCCAGACAAATGCTACCGCTTCCGGGTGCGAGCGAGGACGAAGCTGTCTGTCTATGGCCCTGAGGCCCAGCCCAGCGAGTGGTCAGCTATCAGTCATTGGAAGCGGGCACGGCCAAAAG attcatgctCAGACAGGGCTCAGGGCCCCAAGCTGACCTTCATCTTTGTCCTGGCCAGCATCCTGAGCATGGGcctcctctttctgtccctgtgGAAGTTGCACAG TGTCAAGAAATTTCTCGTGCCCACTGTGCCAGACCCCAGATCCAGCTTCCCCGGGCTCTTCGAGTGCCACCGAGGAGATTTCCAG CAGGAGTGGATCTCTGACACCCAGAATGTGGCACCTCCGGATCCAATGGAAGACAGTGCCCCGGAGCACACACTGGTCATCCACCTGCCCAGGATGGACCCCCAGGAGGTGCCTGGGGCATCCAACCCGGGGTACCCTGAAGTTAGGGAGCAGAAAGCCACTGTGGACTCCCCCAGGCTCCCTCGCTCCCCACCGGAAAGCACCAGCCTGGAAGCCCTGGCACAGCCCAAATTCACACTGGCAGACACACACTATGTGGTGATGTAA
- the CRLF2 gene encoding cytokine receptor-like factor 2 isoform X7 translates to MSPGLQTFPQCCTCAFQLRMPLKAITHPSSGSGICWQWSVHLCLHAGQLGLQITCFNFQTVQITWDAGETSGSNLTFMYRFQDDPAYVQCLHYSIHGSHTNGCLLSTAGDDILHFVLLNGSHALINRSQWLSDHLKPGSPRDVSFQWEEEAVTVSCVQLPYSGILYEVQHRSTFDTEWQSQDAETCNVTIHGLDPDKCYRFRVRARTKLSVYGPEAQPSEWSAISHWKRARPKDSCSDRAQGPKLTFIFVLASILSMGLLFLSLWKLHRPQIQLPRALRVPPRRFPGVDL, encoded by the exons ATGTCACCAGGGCTGCAGACTTTCCCTCAGTGTTGCACCTGCGCATTCCAGCTCAGGATGCCCCTGAAAGCTATCACTCATCCATCCAGCGGGTCGGGCATTTGCTGGCAGTGGTCTGTGCATCTGTGTCTCCATGCAGGGCAGCTAGGACTCCAGATCACCTGCTTCAATTTCCAGACGGTACAGatcacctgggatgctggcgaaACATCTGGAAGCAACCTGACCTTCATGTACAG GTTCCAGGATGACCCTGCCTATGTCCAGTGCCTGCACTACAGCATCCATGGCAGTCACACCAACGGGTGCCTGCTGTCTACCGCGGGCGATGACATCCTGCACTTTGTGCTCCTCAATGGCAGCCACGCCCTCATCAACCGCAGCCAGTGGCTCAGCGACCACC tgAAGCCCGGCTCACCCCGTGATGTCAGCTTccagtgggaggaggaggcagtgacTGTGAGCTGCGTGCAACTACCCTACAGCGGGATCCTGTACGAGGTGCAGCACCGTAGCACCTTCGACACTGAGTGGCAG TCCCAGGATGCGGAGACCTGCAATGTCACCATCCACGGCCTGGATCCAGACAAATGCTACCGCTTCCGGGTGCGAGCGAGGACGAAGCTGTCTGTCTATGGCCCTGAGGCCCAGCCCAGCGAGTGGTCAGCTATCAGTCATTGGAAGCGGGCACGGCCAAAAG attcatgctCAGACAGGGCTCAGGGCCCCAAGCTGACCTTCATCTTTGTCCTGGCCAGCATCCTGAGCATGGGcctcctctttctgtccctgtgGAAGTTGCACAG ACCCCAGATCCAGCTTCCCCGGGCTCTTCGAGTGCCACCGAGGAGATTTCCAG GAGTGGATCTCTGA
- the CRLF2 gene encoding cytokine receptor-like factor 2 isoform X6 — protein sequence MSPGLQTFPQCCTCAFQLRMPLKAITHPSSGSGICWQWSVHLCLHAGQLGLQITCFNFQTVQITWDAGETSGSNLTFMYRFQDDPAYVQCLHYSIHGSHTNGCLLSTAGDDILHFVLLNGSHALINRSQWLSDHLKPGSPRDVSFQWEEEAVTVSCVQLPYSGILYEVQHRSTFDTEWQSQDAETCNVTIHGLDPDKCYRFRVRARTKLSVYGPEAQPSEWSAISHWKRARPKDSCSDRAQGPKLTFIFVLASILSMGLLFLSLWKLHRPQIQLPRALRVPPRRFPAGVDL from the exons ATGTCACCAGGGCTGCAGACTTTCCCTCAGTGTTGCACCTGCGCATTCCAGCTCAGGATGCCCCTGAAAGCTATCACTCATCCATCCAGCGGGTCGGGCATTTGCTGGCAGTGGTCTGTGCATCTGTGTCTCCATGCAGGGCAGCTAGGACTCCAGATCACCTGCTTCAATTTCCAGACGGTACAGatcacctgggatgctggcgaaACATCTGGAAGCAACCTGACCTTCATGTACAG GTTCCAGGATGACCCTGCCTATGTCCAGTGCCTGCACTACAGCATCCATGGCAGTCACACCAACGGGTGCCTGCTGTCTACCGCGGGCGATGACATCCTGCACTTTGTGCTCCTCAATGGCAGCCACGCCCTCATCAACCGCAGCCAGTGGCTCAGCGACCACC tgAAGCCCGGCTCACCCCGTGATGTCAGCTTccagtgggaggaggaggcagtgacTGTGAGCTGCGTGCAACTACCCTACAGCGGGATCCTGTACGAGGTGCAGCACCGTAGCACCTTCGACACTGAGTGGCAG TCCCAGGATGCGGAGACCTGCAATGTCACCATCCACGGCCTGGATCCAGACAAATGCTACCGCTTCCGGGTGCGAGCGAGGACGAAGCTGTCTGTCTATGGCCCTGAGGCCCAGCCCAGCGAGTGGTCAGCTATCAGTCATTGGAAGCGGGCACGGCCAAAAG attcatgctCAGACAGGGCTCAGGGCCCCAAGCTGACCTTCATCTTTGTCCTGGCCAGCATCCTGAGCATGGGcctcctctttctgtccctgtgGAAGTTGCACAG ACCCCAGATCCAGCTTCCCCGGGCTCTTCGAGTGCCACCGAGGAGATTTCCAG CAGGAGTGGATCTCTGA
- the CRLF2 gene encoding cytokine receptor-like factor 2 isoform X5, whose product MSPGLQTFPQCCTCAFQLRMPLKAITHPSSGSGICWQWSVHLCLHAGQLGLQITCFNFQTVQITWDAGETSGSNLTFMYRFQDDPAYVQCLHYSIHGSHTNGCLLSTAGDDILHFVLLNGSHALINRSQWLSDHLKPGSPRDVSFQWEEEAVTVSCVQLPYSGILYEVQHRSTFDTEWQSQDAETCNVTIHGLDPDKCYRFRVRARTKLSVYGPEAQPSEWSAISHWKRARPKVSRNFSCPLCQTPDPASPGSSSATEEISRSGSLTPRMWHLRIQWKTVPRSTHWSSTCPGWTPRRCLGHPTRGTLKLGSRKPLWTPPGSLAPHRKAPAWKPWHSPNSHWQTHTMW is encoded by the exons ATGTCACCAGGGCTGCAGACTTTCCCTCAGTGTTGCACCTGCGCATTCCAGCTCAGGATGCCCCTGAAAGCTATCACTCATCCATCCAGCGGGTCGGGCATTTGCTGGCAGTGGTCTGTGCATCTGTGTCTCCATGCAGGGCAGCTAGGACTCCAGATCACCTGCTTCAATTTCCAGACGGTACAGatcacctgggatgctggcgaaACATCTGGAAGCAACCTGACCTTCATGTACAG GTTCCAGGATGACCCTGCCTATGTCCAGTGCCTGCACTACAGCATCCATGGCAGTCACACCAACGGGTGCCTGCTGTCTACCGCGGGCGATGACATCCTGCACTTTGTGCTCCTCAATGGCAGCCACGCCCTCATCAACCGCAGCCAGTGGCTCAGCGACCACC tgAAGCCCGGCTCACCCCGTGATGTCAGCTTccagtgggaggaggaggcagtgacTGTGAGCTGCGTGCAACTACCCTACAGCGGGATCCTGTACGAGGTGCAGCACCGTAGCACCTTCGACACTGAGTGGCAG TCCCAGGATGCGGAGACCTGCAATGTCACCATCCACGGCCTGGATCCAGACAAATGCTACCGCTTCCGGGTGCGAGCGAGGACGAAGCTGTCTGTCTATGGCCCTGAGGCCCAGCCCAGCGAGTGGTCAGCTATCAGTCATTGGAAGCGGGCACGGCCAAAAG TGTCAAGAAATTTCTCGTGCCCACTGTGCCAGACCCCAGATCCAGCTTCCCCGGGCTCTTCGAGTGCCACCGAGGAGATTTCCAG GAGTGGATCTCTGACACCCAGAATGTGGCACCTCCGGATCCAATGGAAGACAGTGCCCCGGAGCACACACTGGTCATCCACCTGCCCAGGATGGACCCCCAGGAGGTGCCTGGGGCATCCAACCCGGGGTACCCTGAAGTTAGGGAGCAGAAAGCCACTGTGGACTCCCCCAGGCTCCCTCGCTCCCCACCGGAAAGCACCAGCCTGGAAGCCCTGGCACAGCCCAAATTCACACTGGCAGACACACACTATGTGGTGA
- the CRLF2 gene encoding cytokine receptor-like factor 2 isoform X2 yields MSPGLQTFPQCCTCAFQLRMPLKAITHPSSGSGICWQWSVHLCLHAGQLGLQITCFNFQTVQITWDAGETSGSNLTFMYRFQDDPAYVQCLHYSIHGSHTNGCLLSTAGDDILHFVLLNGSHALINRSQWLSDHLKPGSPRDVSFQWEEEAVTVSCVQLPYSGILYEVQHRSTFDTEWQSQDAETCNVTIHGLDPDKCYRFRVRARTKLSVYGPEAQPSEWSAISHWKRARPKDSCSDRAQGPKLTFIFVLASILSMGLLFLSLWKLHSVKKFLVPTVPDPRSSFPGLFECHRGDFQEWISDTQNVAPPDPMEDSAPEHTLVIHLPRMDPQEVPGASNPGYPEVREQKATVDSPRLPRSPPESTSLEALAQPKFTLADTHYVVM; encoded by the exons ATGTCACCAGGGCTGCAGACTTTCCCTCAGTGTTGCACCTGCGCATTCCAGCTCAGGATGCCCCTGAAAGCTATCACTCATCCATCCAGCGGGTCGGGCATTTGCTGGCAGTGGTCTGTGCATCTGTGTCTCCATGCAGGGCAGCTAGGACTCCAGATCACCTGCTTCAATTTCCAGACGGTACAGatcacctgggatgctggcgaaACATCTGGAAGCAACCTGACCTTCATGTACAG GTTCCAGGATGACCCTGCCTATGTCCAGTGCCTGCACTACAGCATCCATGGCAGTCACACCAACGGGTGCCTGCTGTCTACCGCGGGCGATGACATCCTGCACTTTGTGCTCCTCAATGGCAGCCACGCCCTCATCAACCGCAGCCAGTGGCTCAGCGACCACC tgAAGCCCGGCTCACCCCGTGATGTCAGCTTccagtgggaggaggaggcagtgacTGTGAGCTGCGTGCAACTACCCTACAGCGGGATCCTGTACGAGGTGCAGCACCGTAGCACCTTCGACACTGAGTGGCAG TCCCAGGATGCGGAGACCTGCAATGTCACCATCCACGGCCTGGATCCAGACAAATGCTACCGCTTCCGGGTGCGAGCGAGGACGAAGCTGTCTGTCTATGGCCCTGAGGCCCAGCCCAGCGAGTGGTCAGCTATCAGTCATTGGAAGCGGGCACGGCCAAAAG attcatgctCAGACAGGGCTCAGGGCCCCAAGCTGACCTTCATCTTTGTCCTGGCCAGCATCCTGAGCATGGGcctcctctttctgtccctgtgGAAGTTGCACAG TGTCAAGAAATTTCTCGTGCCCACTGTGCCAGACCCCAGATCCAGCTTCCCCGGGCTCTTCGAGTGCCACCGAGGAGATTTCCAG GAGTGGATCTCTGACACCCAGAATGTGGCACCTCCGGATCCAATGGAAGACAGTGCCCCGGAGCACACACTGGTCATCCACCTGCCCAGGATGGACCCCCAGGAGGTGCCTGGGGCATCCAACCCGGGGTACCCTGAAGTTAGGGAGCAGAAAGCCACTGTGGACTCCCCCAGGCTCCCTCGCTCCCCACCGGAAAGCACCAGCCTGGAAGCCCTGGCACAGCCCAAATTCACACTGGCAGACACACACTATGTGGTGATGTAA
- the CRLF2 gene encoding cytokine receptor-like factor 2 isoform X4, with the protein MSPGLQTFPQCCTCAFQLRMPLKAITHPSSGSGICWQWSVHLCLHAGQLGLQITCFNFQTVQITWDAGETSGSNLTFMYRFQDDPAYVQCLHYSIHGSHTNGCLLSTAGDDILHFVLLNGSHALINRSQWLSDHLKPGSPRDVSFQWEEEAVTVSCVQLPYSGILYEVQHRSTFDTEWQSQDAETCNVTIHGLDPDKCYRFRVRARTKLSVYGPEAQPSEWSAISHWKRARPKVSRNFSCPLCQTPDPASPGSSSATEEISSRSGSLTPRMWHLRIQWKTVPRSTHWSSTCPGWTPRRCLGHPTRGTLKLGSRKPLWTPPGSLAPHRKAPAWKPWHSPNSHWQTHTMW; encoded by the exons ATGTCACCAGGGCTGCAGACTTTCCCTCAGTGTTGCACCTGCGCATTCCAGCTCAGGATGCCCCTGAAAGCTATCACTCATCCATCCAGCGGGTCGGGCATTTGCTGGCAGTGGTCTGTGCATCTGTGTCTCCATGCAGGGCAGCTAGGACTCCAGATCACCTGCTTCAATTTCCAGACGGTACAGatcacctgggatgctggcgaaACATCTGGAAGCAACCTGACCTTCATGTACAG GTTCCAGGATGACCCTGCCTATGTCCAGTGCCTGCACTACAGCATCCATGGCAGTCACACCAACGGGTGCCTGCTGTCTACCGCGGGCGATGACATCCTGCACTTTGTGCTCCTCAATGGCAGCCACGCCCTCATCAACCGCAGCCAGTGGCTCAGCGACCACC tgAAGCCCGGCTCACCCCGTGATGTCAGCTTccagtgggaggaggaggcagtgacTGTGAGCTGCGTGCAACTACCCTACAGCGGGATCCTGTACGAGGTGCAGCACCGTAGCACCTTCGACACTGAGTGGCAG TCCCAGGATGCGGAGACCTGCAATGTCACCATCCACGGCCTGGATCCAGACAAATGCTACCGCTTCCGGGTGCGAGCGAGGACGAAGCTGTCTGTCTATGGCCCTGAGGCCCAGCCCAGCGAGTGGTCAGCTATCAGTCATTGGAAGCGGGCACGGCCAAAAG TGTCAAGAAATTTCTCGTGCCCACTGTGCCAGACCCCAGATCCAGCTTCCCCGGGCTCTTCGAGTGCCACCGAGGAGATTTCCAG CAGGAGTGGATCTCTGACACCCAGAATGTGGCACCTCCGGATCCAATGGAAGACAGTGCCCCGGAGCACACACTGGTCATCCACCTGCCCAGGATGGACCCCCAGGAGGTGCCTGGGGCATCCAACCCGGGGTACCCTGAAGTTAGGGAGCAGAAAGCCACTGTGGACTCCCCCAGGCTCCCTCGCTCCCCACCGGAAAGCACCAGCCTGGAAGCCCTGGCACAGCCCAAATTCACACTGGCAGACACACACTATGTGGTGA